The stretch of DNA GCACGAGCGCCATCGTGGTCAGCTCGCCAATATGGCCGCCCGACTCGGTGCCTTCCGCGATGACCGCGTCCACGCCCAGACGCTCCATGCGCACCGCAAGCGCCGTCGACGCGACCACCGGCAGCACCTTGATGCCGGCCTCCTTCCAAGCGGGAAGGTAGTTCGCCGGGCTGCCCGCGCCGGTCGTGATGACGTCGACCCGCAGGTCGGTCAGCAGTTTCGCCGTTTCGGCCGCGCCCGGGTCCATCAGCATGACGTTCGCCCCGATGGGCTTTTGCGTCAGCTCGCGCGCGATGGCGACCTGCTCGCGCACCCAGGAAAGCGGGGCGCCCCCGCACGCGATGATCCCCAGGCCGCCCGCCTCGCTGACCGCCGCAGCCAGCCGGCCGTCGGCGATGCGCGCCATGGCGCCTTGGATGATGGGCGCCTCAATGCCCAGAAGTTCCGTGATTCGTGTTCTCATATTCGCACTCCAAGCTGGCAAGACGGCCAGGCCGCCCCGCGCTTTTTCTTTCGAGCCAAAATTGATTCGATACATATTACTATGGCGGTTTATCAGCGTTAGAAAAATCCCCGACCCATCCATTCAAAGTGTTTATTCCGCGCAGATTGGGAAAATCGGGCAAAAACTATTACGAAACAGAAATGGTATCGGAAGGGGGCGGCTACAAGCGACGCCTCTGGCAGGTCATAAACCCACCAGGAACGCGAAAAGGCGGCGGGGAGCGCTTCTGGCTTCCCGCCGCCTTGGGTGCTTGGCCGGCCGCGGCGCGATGTGAACTGAGGTGAAGAAAGGTCGTCGCGCGGCGGCCGCCGATCCGGCGCCGGCGATGCGTGAAAGGGGCCGGCGTCCGGGCCCCGCTCCGGGCGGGTCAGAAAGGTTGTCCCGGGGCGAGGGGGTGCGAAGGGCCGTCCGGGGTCCCGCCCGGCGGCTCGCCTCGTCGTGGGCCGGCGGCCCACGGGGGCGGCTGCTCGAAGGAGCCAGCAGGCGCCCCCGCGGGCCGCCGGGGCAGAGGCCGGGGCGAAAGCCCCGGGCCTCTGCCCTCGGGAAGGCGGCTCCCCCGAGAGGCCCGGAGGTCCAGGCCCCTCCCAGGGAGGCGTCAATCGGTCAGACTAGCGGGTGGCCGTCCACACGCCGGAGCCGTTGACCCAGTAGCGGCCGACCCACGCGTTGGAGGCCATGGCGCCGGAGGCGTCCATGTAGTACCACTTGCCGTCGGCGTCCTGCTGCCAGCCGGTGAGCATCTTGCCGAACGTGCCGTCGTGGGCGGTGTTGAGCAGGTACCACTCGCCGCCGTCCTTCAGCCAGCCGGACTGCATGTCGCCGGAGGCGCCCATGTAGTACCAGCCGCCGTCGACCTTCTGCCAGCCGGTGAGCATGGCGCCGTAGCTTCCCTTGTGGGACTGGTTCAGGAGGTACCACTCGCCGTCGGCGTCCTGGAACCACTGGGTGTTGGTCATCTTTCCGTTGGCCTCGAAGTGGTACCAGGCATTGTCGATCCACTCCCAGCCGTCCTTGACCTGCTTGCCGTCCTTGTAGTAGGCCCAGTCGTTGCCGGAGCCCACCCAGCCGGTCTTGCCGGCGGCGGGCTGGGCAGGCGCCACGGGCTTGGCGGTCGGCACGTAGGCCACGGTGGCGGTTCCCTTGTAGTTGCCCTTGTAGGTCACCGTGATGGTCTTGGTGGCCGGGTCGGCCTTGTAGGTGAAGTCGCTCGAGGACAGGCCGGGCACCGTGACGACCGGCAGGCCGGCGGCGTCGTAGGACACCTGGGGCTTGGCCGTGACCGTCGCGGGCTTGATCGTGAAGTCGACCGTCTTCTCGCCCGTCCAGCCGGCGCCCTCGTCGCCCGCGATCGCGATCGGGTAGGTGCCCGCGCCGGTGTAGGAGCCCGCCTTCACGTCGTAGGCCGACGCGTCGACCGGGACCTTCTTGCCGCCGTCCATGTAGTAGGCGGCGGTCACGACGGGCGCCTGGGCCTTGCCGTTGTAGGTCGTCTCCGCGACCTCGAACGTGACCTCCGCCACGTCGTAGAGGACCTCGACGTCCTTCTTGACCTCGCCGGTGAAGTTCGTGCCGGCGCCGGAGATCGTCGCCGCGACGGTGCCGGGCAGCTCGCCCTCGGCGGCCACCGTGTAGTCGGTGCCGGGGACCAGCTCCATGCCCTCGAACGTGACCTTCACCGCGTCGGCCAGGTCGGCGCCCGGGACGACGGCGGCCGGCTCGATCGTCGCGTTGGCGACGTCGGCCTTGGCGATCTCGTAGGGGACCTTCACCGAGCCCTTGAAGTTGCCGGTCTTGGGCGCGATGACCATGTAGGACGTGCCGGCGTTGACGCCGCCCTCGTGCTCGACGCCCAGCTGGTCGATGGCGTTCGCCAACGAGATGGGGCCGCCCTTGTAGCCCTCGTTGACCGGCGTGATCTCGGAGCCCTTCACGAGCACCTGCGGCACCTGCTCCTTGCCGTTGTAGACCAGGTCCTCGGCGCCGTCGAGCTTGACCGAGCCCTTCACGTTGGAGGCGTCGGAGAGCTCGAGCGGGGCGATCTGGAACGGCACCTTGACCTGGCCGGCGTACTGGCCCGTGCCGGTGATCACGGCGTAGGCCGGGGCGTCCTCGGTGGTGGCGTTCTCGTTGTTCTCCCAGCTGACCTCGTACAGGCCCTCGTCGGCGGCCGTCTTGGTGCCCTTCATGTTGACGGTCACCTTCGGCTCCGCGGGGGCGTAGGGGCTGTACAGGCTGCCCTCGGCCACGGTGACGTCGAACACGCCCTCGATGGACTTGTCGGTCACCAGGAACGTGCCGGTGATGACGTCGGTCGCGGCGTTGGAGTAGTTGCCCTTGCCGGTGACGACGAAGACGTAGCGCTCGCAGCCCGTCGGCACGCCCGTCTGGGTGGGATCCTTGGCCACGCTGGTGACCTGGTAGTCGACGCCCTCTTCGAGCACCGTGCCGTTGCCGAGCTTGACCTGCAGACCCTCGACCGTGTTGTCGAACTCGCTCTTGAGCTGCGACGCAGCGGTGGCCTCCGCCTCAAGGTCGACCAGGGAGGCCGGCGCAATGCCGAAGGCCTGCTGGATGCCGCCCGCGTAGTTGCCCGTGAAGGCGACGTCGATGGTGCCGCCCTCGGCCACGGTCGTGTTGTCGCCGTAAGAGACGGTGAAGTCGTGGGCGGCCTGCTTGTCGTAGGGGTCCTGGGCAACGAGATTGGCGGTAGTGCCGTTCGGCAGCGTCACCGTAACGATCGGCCTCGGCGTGATCTGACGGCCCGTGTACGGAGCGCTGAAGCCGCCGCTTTGCAGGGGCTTGAGGCCCTGGTAGGACACGACGGCGTTGCCGTTCGAGCCGACCTTGACCTCGAGCGGGGTGATCTCGAACGTCATGGGTGCGAGGGTGCCAACGTACTCGCCGTCGCCCTTCACGGTAACCGTGTAGGTGCCGACCTCGGTGATGTAGTCGGTCTCTCCATAGGTGACGGTCTTGCCGTCCACCACGCGAGAGGCCGTCACCTCGTAGTCTCTACCACTGTCAAGATCGACCAGGCCGGGCTTTCCGGTTGCCTGCACCGTGCCGGCAATCTGCGGCGCGTTCACGAGGTCCACGACCTGGTATCCGTTCGTGGCAACCTCGGCGTCGTTCAGGCCGTTGAAGGGCTGGCTCGCCTTCTTGAGCGTGGTGGAAGGAAGTTGGGTGCCATATCCATACGTGATGGTCAGGGATTCGGTGTATACGCCATTGTCCGACTTCGGCAGAAGGGTGACGGTGCCGGTGCCCTTCGCGTCGGTGGCGAGCTTGGTGCTCTCCAGCTTGAAGTTGTCGGCGAAGTCCACCGGCACGGCGGCCTTAACGTCGGATCCAATAGCAAGGCTGACGGTGATGCCGGCCGTGATCTGATCGATGACGTCCTGCGCTGTGATGCCGTCCTTGTACTGGAGCTCGACCCCGCTAGCAGGACGGCCGTCGACCTTGACATCAATCTGAGCGGGATTGTCAAGCTCGGCGAAGACGGTCACCGGAACGGTCGCGACGACCTTGTCGCCCACGCTGACCCGCACCTGGTACTTGCCCGGCATGGTCGGATAGGCAGCCTTGCCCTTGTCATCGACCAAGGCATTGCCGCTAGCGTCGAGGTAGGCGAACGTGGGAGTCGCCTCGTCCCCGGTGCCTTTGACCGTGACCTTGATGCAGCTCTCAATGTCAGTCTTTTGGGAGCCGCCGTCATAAGGAGCCTCCAGCGCCTTGCCGCCGTCAGCGATAATATAGTCGCTTGCACCTGTTGCATCTGTGTTATCGAGCGTCACGTCGTAGCTGGCTTCTTCGATGGGAGCGGAAGTGGTGAGAACCATAGTGTTCTCGGCACCAGCAGCGGACGTGACCGAAGCACCACCGGCGACAACGAACTTGTAGTTGTTGAACGTTTCATCGGAAACCGTAATCTCAACCGGAACACGGCCGGTCTTCACGTACATGTCATCGCCGTTCACGAGCGACACGCCAGCAGCCGTCGCGGTCTTGTACTCGATGCCGTCTTCTCCCTCCACCAAAGTGGTCTTGTCCACAGAAGTTGAAGTCGTGTTTTTAACCAACGTGGCGTTCACTTCGGTGTCTTTCTCAAGATCAGCAGGCTTGCTGACACCAACAACACCGGTGGCAGGAACGATAGTGGCGGTAGCCTTGGCAATGGTGAAGTCTTGAACGTTCTTGCCCTCAATAGCAACGCCAATGGCTTCAACCGCGGCGGCAACAGTATTGACAGCGCCTTCGCGAGTCGCAGCACCGGAAGTCAGCCTATAGGTCGCAGTGTAAGTGCCGGCATTCTTCACGCCATCCGTAATGGGTGTCGTGCTTCCCTTAGCAGTGTAGCTGGGATCAATGAGACCTTCGTCGAATACGTAATACTCGGCTTTCTCTTCGAACGACGCAGCTTCGCCCGATTTGCCCGCTTCAGCCTCAACTTTAGCCCAATAGGTATACTTAGCGACAATTTTCACATCCGTCACAGCCGGCACTTGCTCGGCATCGTTGAAGGTGAAAGAAGTGTTTTTGGGAAGCTCGATGCTATAGAGAGACCAAGAAGCCTGCTTATCAGTAGGTGCATCGGTAGCGTTTTCGGTAATACCAGTCGTATCTGAGCTGAGAGTCTTCGCCGTTGCAGGCGTGAGACCATCTTGCTCAGTTGACGGTTCCGTCTCATTCTCCGCATAAGCGGGAGTTACGTCCATCGCCGCCTGGGTCAGGGCGGCGGCGGGGGTCATGCCGAGGGCGAGGGTGCCTGCAAGGATCAGGCTAAGAACCTTGCCCCCCCCCCCCCGTAGGTTTTCGTAGAAAGTGGAGTGATCTTGGACATAGATCGACCTTTCTCATTTCGGGTTCACAACATTGGACGCCGCCCATTGTGCCACAGATCGCCCCACTTGGAAAACATTTTGTGGGGCCGAGTCCCCAAAACGACCCCCATCAGGCGCTTTCCGGCCCCCAATTGTGTTCGTTTGTTGAAGGAAGGAAACTCCCACCCCCCGCGGCAGGCGGTTCCGTCGCGGCGGCGGAGCTTTGGTCCCAGCCAAAGGAGGCCTGAAACCTTGGCTCAGGCCGACGACGCGTCAAAGCGGAGCCGTCGCGGCGGAACCCGCCGTCCCACAGCTCGCAGCCTTCCCCTTCCCGGCAATCCCGAACTCCTGGAGACCCCACGGGCCAGCACGTTCGTCATTCCGACGCCACGATGGATGTCTTGCGCAGGAAGTTTGTGCGGCGCATGAGGTAGACGACGTCGGTCACTTCCGGATGCTCGTCCAAAAACTCGTCAATGACGACAGACGAATGGCGCAGATCGATCACGTAGGTCGTGCGGTAGTGCGCCGCCAAAAAACGCTCCATGCAGTTCGAGTACGAATCCGCGACCAGCACCAGTTCGTTTTCCGACGCGCTTTCTTCGTTTGTGATCGTTATCTGCCCATAATCGCCGTGGAAGTATTCGGAGTAGCGGTTTGCGTGGCGGTTGTCGGCCCACTCGACGGCCGACGAGGGGCCTTCGACCAGCTCGCGCGCATCGGCCGGCGTGCCGTCGATCTGGACCGAAAACGTTGGGAAGTCGTCGAAGGCAAGATCGAGCACGCGGTCGCCGCAGTCGTCGTCCAGGCCGCGACGCGCCAGGCTGCCGTAAAAAGACGGCCCTTCAACCGTCACCGTGCCGCGGTCCTGCAAAAGCTCGCCTTCAAGGCCGAGCGACGTCGCGATACGCTGATACGCCTGGAAGGCGCCAAGCACGTTCCAATGGTGATCGCTTTTGTACCATTTTTGCAAGAATTCTTCATGAGTGACCTGGCCGTCAACCCAAAGGTCGGCGTCGGCATGCGCAAGAAACGCCTCCCTCAGCTGCTCGTAGGTGAGCGGATTCGACAGAAGGCCTGCCGTGGGCACGCCGGACGCATTCTGCGAATCGGGCGCAAGATAGGCTTTCACCTGCACGTTTGGGTGGCGTTCGGACAGCGTCGAAAGCGCTTCCGCAACCCTGCCCATGTTGTCCATCGTCTCTTGCGACCATGAAGGAGGCAACTCAAGCAAACGGCCTTCGCTCGGCACGGCGACGATCCACGAATCGTAATTCGTCAGAAAGCAGGGCCAACGGAACAACGCATTGGACGCTTCGATGGCGCCGCGCTGCCAGGCGGACGTCGTCATGAGAGCCGTGCCTTTCATCGGAACGCACTTGCCCACCGCATCGTCAAACGACGTTTGGAAGGAGCCGGCCGCAAACCCGTCGAGCGACGCGTTTCCCGCCAAGTCGATTTCGTTTGACGTGCCCGACAGAAATGCTGCGTCTTCCGCCGTCAACCAGGACGGAAGCTGCAGGTCGAACACGCGCTCGGCCACAAGCATGACCGCCGGCCCGCACAGCATCACGCACAGGATGCAGGCGAACACGGCGTCGCGCACCCGATGGCGAGACGCCCGCAACGAAGGCGACGAATTCTCGGGCCGATCTGGCTCAGCCTGAGACGACGCGCGGTCAAGCGGCTTTTCCACGATGACCCCCTAGAACTGGAAATAGATGAACGGATTGTACGAGCTGGACGCCACCGACATGCACGACAGCACGAACACGGCGAACAGGGCTGCGTCGACGGCCACGTTAACCGCAGACACCACGCGCGCGCGGGCCGGCGTTGCGGCCGGGCGCGCCAGCGTGACCTGGCACGGCGGTACGGCCTCGTTGCCCTTCTGGGGCGCCGCGACGATTTCCCGATGCACGTCGCCTTCCGCCCACGCTTCCAGCTTCTTGCGCAGCCACGGCGCCCACGGCAGCGACCCTATGACCATGACGGGAATGAGGCTCACGTAGCTCCACGACTGCAGCTCCCACACCGTCGACGTGCCCGAAAACCCGTACGCGCCGAACATCGCGCAGAACCACTCGACCACGTTGTGCAGGCCGGTGACCGCGAACAGCAGCCACCCGAAGAAGAACAGCACGATGCACCACAAATGGGACACGAAGCGCGGCAGACGCTCCAGCGCCCGCATGATGAAGAACTTTTCCAGCAAAATGAGAACGCCCCAGTACAAGCCCCACAAAACGAAGTTCCAGGCCGCGCCGTGCCAGATGCCGGTCAGGCCCCACACGATCATCGTGTTGGCCACGAAGCGCGGCGTCTTCACGCGGTTGCCGCCGAGCGGAATGTAGACGTAGTCGCGGAAGAAGCCGCCCAGGCTCATGTGCCAGCGCCGCCAAAACTCGGTGGCCGAGGTGGCCGTATAGGGGTAGTTGAAGTTGCGCGGGTAGTCGAAGCCCATCATTTTGCCCAGGCCGATGGCCATGTCCGAATACCCGGAAAAGTCGAAGTAGATCTGGAACGTGTACGCCGCCACGCCCGAGAAGCAGCCGACGAATCCGATGTCCGCCGCATTGCGCGGCAGCAGCGAATCGGCCAGCACGCCGGCCGTGTTGGCAAGCAACACTTTCTTGCCCAGACCGACGCAGAACAGCCGCAGGCCCTGCGCGAAGCCGGCCAGCGTGGCGCGGCGATGGTCGATTTCGTGCTCAATGTCGGCATAGCGCACGATAGGACCGGCCACCAGCTGGGGAAACATGGCGATGTACATGCCCAGGTACAGCGGGTTTTTCTGCACCTTCACCTCGCCGCGGTACACGTCGACCACGTAGGTGATGGCCTGCAGCGTGAAAAACGAGATGCCGATGGGCAAGGCAAGCTGCAAGTCGGCGATGAACTGCTCGCCGAGCGCCGCATTGATGTTCCGCGCGAGAAAGCCCTCGTACTTGTAGAACCCCAGCACGAGCAGGTTCACCGTCAGCGCCAACGCCAGCAGCAGCTTGCGCGGCCACGGGCGAACGTCCGATTTCAAGGCGTGCGACCCGCCGGACCCCGACCCGAATCGGTCCATCAGAAGGGCAAAGCCCCAGTTCACAACGATGGAACCAACCATCAGCCACACATAGACCGGCTCGCCCCACGCATAAAACAGCAGCGAGAACGCCAGCAACACGACGTTTTTGACCGACCGCCACGGCACGGCGAAGTACACGGCCAAAAACAGCGGCAGAAACGCGAAGAGGAATATCGTGCTGGAGAAAACCACCCGGATGCTCCTTGGGTCGTACGGCTTTTTAAAACGGCGACGCGGGATTCGCTGCGCTGCGGCAGACAAGCCCGCGAAAACGCCAATGCGCTATTATACGGCAACAATACGGCAACAAACTCCAACGGCAAAGATTCAGCGGCGCAAAGCACGGACCGTTTTGCCCTTCTTGCTCGAGGGGCGGGCCAGGGAAAAGGTCAGGCGGCGGGCGGCGGGGTCGGCGGATTCGAGCACGACGGCGATGCGCTGGCCCAAGCGGTACGCCTTGCCGGTCGCCTCGCCGGTGAGCATGAGGCTGCGCGGGTCGAAGGCGAAGCGCTCGCGGCCGAGCAGGCGCGCCGGCAGAAAGCCCTCGGCCGTGCAGTCGAGGCGCACGAACAGGCCGCGCTCGGTCACGCCGGACACGATGGCGGAAAACGCCGCGCCCACCGAATCGGCCAGCAGTTCGACCATCTTCGTTTCCTGAGACTGGCGGGCGGCCTCTTCGGCGCGGCGCTCGGTGCGCGAGCAGTGCGCCGCCAACTCTGCCAGGTCGCGCTGCTTCTTCTTCGCCCGCTTGCCCGTCGCACGAACGCCCGCGCCGCCGGCTTGTGCATGTGCACAAATTCGCTCTTTCAGCAGTCGATGCACCACAAGGTCGGGGTAGCGCCTGATCGGCGACGTGAAGTGGGTGTAGGCGGCGCTTGCCAGGCCGTAGTGCCCCTCGCAGGCGTCCCGATAGTCGGCCCGCTGCATGGCCCGCAGAAGCAGCATGTTCACAAGCTCCCCTTCGGGCCGGCCTTCCGCAGCGGCCAGCACCGCCTGCAGCGCATAAGGATTCCCGGCGGCAAAGGCGTCCTGGTCGATGTCGGCAAACCAGGAAAACTCGCCGAACACGCCGGCCAGGTCCTGCAAGCGCCCGGGGTCGGGGGCTGCGTGCACCCGATACATGCCCGCGCCGCCGGCCTGCGCCAGACACGTCGCCACGGCCTCGTTCGCCGCGATCATCGCCTCTTCCACAAGCGACGTGGCGTCGGTCTTTTCGCGCACCTCGATGGCGACCGGGCGCTTGCGCGCATCCAGCCGCACCTTCGCTTCCGGGGTGTCGAACGGCACCCCACCGAGGTCGCGCCGCCGCGCGATGCGCGCTTGCGCCACCTTGTGCAGCGCCGCCAGGCTCGCCCGCAGGCGGGCCTCCTCGGCAGGCGCCGCACCGGCCTCAAGCACGCCGTCGCCAGCGCCCTCGCTGGCCGGCACGCCCGCAGCGCCGGCGCCGTCACCCGCAAGCAGCCGTTGTGCCTGGTCGTAGGTCAGGCGCGCCGCCGATCGAATGACCGCCGGATACGCCCGAAACGCCGCGCACTCCGCCGCGTCGTCCAAGTACACGTCCACGTGCAGCACCCGCCGGTCCTGCCCCGGCACGAGCGAGCACACCCCGTTGCTCAGGCGCTCCGGCAGCATCGGCAGCACCCGGTCGACCAGATACGCGCTGGTCCCCCGCTCTCGCGCGTCGCGGTCGAGCGCGCCGCCTTCCGGCACGTACGCCGACACGTCCGCAATGGACACGCCGAGCCGCCACCGAGCCGCGCACGCCGCACGCTCGGGCCGCAGCAGCACCGCGCCGGCTAGGTCCCAGCCGCCGTCAGGGCGCTCGTCGATCGACAGCGCGTCGTCGAAGTCCCGCGCGTCGGCAGGATCTATCGTGAAGACAAGCCGGCCCCGCAAATCGGCCGCACCGTGCGCAAGCGCCTCTTCGGCGCCCACGTCGACCGCTTCCGCCTCGGCCAGCGCCTCGGGCGAAAACGAGACCGGCAACCCCTGGCGCACGATGATCGACTCGATGGCCAGCGTCTCTTCATCGACGCCGCCCACCACTTCGGCCACCACGCCGGTAGCGGCGCTGCGGCGCGTGGGGTATTCCAGCATGGTCACGCGCACGAGGTCGCCGTCGCGGGCGGGCACACCTTCGCCCAGCCGGGTGAACACGTCGTAGGGAATGGACGGGTCGAGCGGCACCACGACGCCGAAGGGCTCGGCGACCTCGAAGCGCCCGACAAGGTCGGCGTGCGCCCGCACGAGCACCCGCGCCACCTGCGCCACCGGACGCTCGTCGGCGCGGCGCCCCTCGTGGCGCAGGCGCGACGGGTTGCGCTTCTCGAACCGCACCGACAGCTCCACCTCGTCGCCGTCCATGGCGCCGTTCGCGGCCTTCGCCGGCACGTAAAACTCGCCTTCCGGGGTTTTCACAAAGCCGAACCCGCGCGGCGTCGCTTCGAACACGCCCCGGGGCCGCGCCGTGTTGCGCGAGCGCGTCGTCTGCTTTCCCCGGCCGTGTCCGCGGCCGCCGCCCCGCTTCTGTCGGCCCACGCTACTGCGCTTTCGCCAGGTCTTGCGCCGTTTCGATGGCGACCGCCTTCTGGTTGTCGGTCGATTCCGCCAGGCTCACGTCGATGTCGGGGTGCACGCCCACCTTGTCGATGTCGTGCCCCAGCGGCGTCTTGTAATACGCGGCGGTGTAGCGCAGCGCCCCGCCAAAGCTCAGGTCGTGCGTGACCTGCACCGACCCTTTGCCCAGCGTGCGCGTGCCGACGAGCGTCGCCCGCTGGTTCTCCTTGAGCGCGGCGGCCAGCACTTCGGCGGACGCCGCCGTGTGGTCGTTCACGATGACGACGAGCGGCAGCGCCGTCGTCTCGGTGCCTGAGGCGTTGCGCGGCGTGTCGTCGGCCTCGCTCGTCTCGATGCGCGCGAGCGTGCCGCTTTTGATGAACAGGCTTGCAATGTCGAGCGCCTGGGTCAGAAAACCGCCCGGGTTGTCGCGAATGTCCAGCACGATGGCCTCGGCGCCCTGCTTTTTCAGGCTGGCAAGCGCCTCTCGCACGAGTTCCGCCGAATTCGACGTGATCTGCTTGACGGTGATGACGCCCACGTCGCCTTCCAGCAACGCGCTGACGTTTTTCACCGTGGAATCGCCCACTTTGAGCGTGGTGATGAACTGCCGGCCGCCTTCGTCTTCCGGCGACATGGGCCGGCGCCACGTGATGACCACGTCTCCCCCGGCACGGCTCTTCAGTTCGGACGTGACCTCGGCCATCGTCCACGAGTCCTTCTTGTCGCCGTCGATGGCGACAATGATGTCGCCGCTTTGCACGCCGGCTTCCTGCGCGGGCGACCCTTCGAACACGTCCACCGCGTAGGTGTTGCCGTTGTATTCCGAAAACAGCACGCCCACGCCCGCGTACGTGCCGGCGTTCGACGCCTCCTGCACGAGCAGCGCGTATTCGTCGGGGGTGTAGTAGTGCATGTAGGGGTCGGCGGCGGCTTCGGCCAGCGCGTCGATCATGCCCTCGGTCGCCTCGTCGATCGAATAGCTTTCCAGGCTGTCGGCGGCCAGCACGTCTTCCACCTCGTTCACGCGCAGGCCCAGCGACGAATACGGGTCCTTGCCCTCCATCGGAGCGCCCGCGGCCGGTCCTTCCGCAGGAAGGTCGACAAAGCCCAGCCGCTCCAACAGGCCTTCTTGGCCGCGCACGAAAAAGCCCGCCACGAAGGCGAGCACGACGAGCGCAAAGCCGACGAACAGGCGGGCGAGCCGGGAATTGCGAGACTGCGTCAGAGACGCAGTCATCGCAAGCTTCGTGTTTTTCGAATTGCGCGCCATAAGGCCCTGTTCGCTAGACCTTCAGGTAGCGGCGCATGGCCAAAGCCGAACCGATAAGGCCGATGACCAGGCCCGACCCCGTCAGGATGAGATAGATGTAGACGAACGTGGCCGCGCCGATGTTGAAGTTCAAGAACAGCAGCTGCTGCTGGAGCACCGGCAGCACGAACATGTGCAGCGCTTCCAACACGCCGATGGCCAGCGCCGCGCCGATGAGCGCGTGCAGGGCGCCTTCCATCAAGAACGGCCCGCGGATGAAGTTGTTCGACGCGCCGACCAGACGCATGATGGCGATTTCCTTGCGGCGGGCCAGAATGGCCAGGCGGATGGTGTTGTTGATGAACACCAGCGCGATGAAGATGAGCAGCGCGATGAGCGCGATGCCGATGTAGCGGATGTAGTTCACGAGCGTGAACAGGCGCTCGACCGTCTGCTGGCCGTACTTCAACGACTCGGGCGGGTTTTCCGGGTCGTCGCAGATCTTCTTGAACAGCTCGTTGCCGGCGATGTTGTTGGCAACGTCGGTCACGAGCTGCGGATCTGACAGCTCGATCTCGAACGACGCCGGCAGCGGGTTCTGCCCGTCCAGCGTGTCGATGATGTCGGAATTCGACGTGGAGCGGAAGTTCTCAAGCGCCTGCTCCTTCGACACGAACGTGACCGTCTTCACGTCGGGAATGCTCTCCAGGTACGACTGCAGCGACGTGACGTCTTCTTCGGCCGCGTCGTCGGAGATGAACGCCGTGATGGACACTTCGTTTTCCACGCCGGACATGACGTTGTCAACAATGATGCCGCCGATCAGGAAAATGCCGATGATCAGCAACGACAGGAAAATGGTGACGATGGAGCCAAGCGTGGTGGAAAGGTTGCGCGTGAACCCGCGCAGCGATTCGCGCAGAAAGTAGATGAAACTAGACATCGAACCCGTACACCCCCCGGTCTTGGTCGCGCGTGAGAGAACCGCGGTCGAGCGCGATGACGCGCCGGCGCATGTTGTCGACCATCTCGCGGTCGTGCGTGGCGACGACGACGGTGGTGCCCGTGCGGTTGATGCGCTCGAGCAGGTCCATGATGCCGCGAGACGTCTGCGGGTCAAGGTTGCCCGTCGGCTCGTCGCAGATGAGCAGCGGCGGGCGGTTCACGATGGCGCGCGCGATGGACACGCGCTGCTGCTCGCCGCCGGAAAGCTGGTCGGGCCGCTTGTTCAGTTTGTCCTGCAAGCCGACCAGGCGCAGCACTTCGGGAACCTGCGTGCGGATGACGTGACGGCTCTTGCCGATGACCTCCAGCGCGAAGGCCACGTTTTCAAACACCGTCTTGTTCGGCAGCAGCTTGAAGTCCTGGAACACGCAGCCGATGTTGCGGCGCAAATACGGCACGCGCCAGTTGCGCATCGTGGACAGGTCCTCGTCGGCGACGTACAGATGTCCCGACGAAGGCTGGATTT from Xiamenia xianingshaonis encodes:
- a CDS encoding S41 family peptidase produces the protein MARNSKNTKLAMTASLTQSRNSRLARLFVGFALVVLAFVAGFFVRGQEGLLERLGFVDLPAEGPAAGAPMEGKDPYSSLGLRVNEVEDVLAADSLESYSIDEATEGMIDALAEAAADPYMHYYTPDEYALLVQEASNAGTYAGVGVLFSEYNGNTYAVDVFEGSPAQEAGVQSGDIIVAIDGDKKDSWTMAEVTSELKSRAGGDVVITWRRPMSPEDEGGRQFITTLKVGDSTVKNVSALLEGDVGVITVKQITSNSAELVREALASLKKQGAEAIVLDIRDNPGGFLTQALDIASLFIKSGTLARIETSEADDTPRNASGTETTALPLVVIVNDHTAASAEVLAAALKENQRATLVGTRTLGKGSVQVTHDLSFGGALRYTAAYYKTPLGHDIDKVGVHPDIDVSLAESTDNQKAVAIETAQDLAKAQ
- the ftsX gene encoding permease-like cell division protein FtsX, yielding MSSFIYFLRESLRGFTRNLSTTLGSIVTIFLSLLIIGIFLIGGIIVDNVMSGVENEVSITAFISDDAAEEDVTSLQSYLESIPDVKTVTFVSKEQALENFRSTSNSDIIDTLDGQNPLPASFEIELSDPQLVTDVANNIAGNELFKKICDDPENPPESLKYGQQTVERLFTLVNYIRYIGIALIALLIFIALVFINNTIRLAILARRKEIAIMRLVGASNNFIRGPFLMEGALHALIGAALAIGVLEALHMFVLPVLQQQLLFLNFNIGAATFVYIYLILTGSGLVIGLIGSALAMRRYLKV
- the ftsE gene encoding cell division ATP-binding protein FtsE, producing the protein MTNDFSQGAGVRPGRHSAHGRNDAAQSASQLSASLPSLDVDDIPQNIGMPVITFDHVSKFYPAQPNKAALNDISLQIYAGEFVFLVGHSGSGKTTFIRMLIREIQPSSGHLYVADEDLSTMRNWRVPYLRRNIGCVFQDFKLLPNKTVFENVAFALEVIGKSRHVIRTQVPEVLRLVGLQDKLNKRPDQLSGGEQQRVSIARAIVNRPPLLICDEPTGNLDPQTSRGIMDLLERINRTGTTVVVATHDREMVDNMRRRVIALDRGSLTRDQDRGVYGFDV